One Methanohalophilus mahii DSM 5219 genomic window carries:
- the ccsA gene encoding cytochrome c biogenesis protein CcsA, with the protein MNFGMIIIWVAFLLGLCAMVYSYLGFRRKNDNYQIISSRLEIACAVLITVASAMLMYYLYDVAAFFEYVYMHSSLDLSTYYRLSAFWAGQEGSLLLWAWAISVMLLVLRYASRFSTGNVFTVTRILSLGILSVFLMLLVLDNPFAVYYSKAGSVLVSNWNPFVHPYHITDGQGMNPLLRNPWMAVHPPILFLGYAAFTIPFASAIAGLLLSDSSWRKIANNWMRVSWLFLTAGIGLGGFWAYEVLGWGAWYWSWDPVETSSLIPWITATAYLHTIYGRQGQFRFLAPAMAIFSFILVIFATFVTRSGMWASVHSWQDFNAESFLIGMFLAGITLVGTSLLAKRYFEEQD; encoded by the coding sequence ATGAATTTTGGAATGATTATTATATGGGTGGCATTTCTGCTTGGTTTATGTGCTATGGTCTATTCGTATCTGGGTTTTCGCAGGAAAAATGATAATTACCAGATAATTTCATCAAGACTTGAAATTGCCTGTGCTGTTTTGATCACAGTTGCTTCTGCCATGCTGATGTACTATCTTTATGATGTTGCTGCTTTTTTTGAGTATGTTTATATGCATTCCAGTCTTGATCTTTCCACGTATTATCGTCTTTCAGCTTTCTGGGCAGGCCAGGAAGGTTCTCTTTTGTTGTGGGCCTGGGCCATTTCGGTTATGCTTTTGGTCCTCAGGTATGCCTCCCGCTTTTCTACAGGAAACGTATTCACGGTCACAAGGATACTGTCCCTGGGTATTCTTTCGGTATTTCTAATGCTGCTTGTACTTGACAACCCGTTTGCGGTATATTACTCAAAAGCCGGCTCCGTTCTGGTAAGCAACTGGAATCCGTTTGTCCATCCCTATCACATAACAGATGGACAGGGCATGAATCCGCTGCTTCGCAATCCCTGGATGGCTGTCCATCCTCCCATCCTTTTCTTGGGCTATGCAGCTTTTACTATTCCTTTTGCGTCTGCTATTGCGGGTTTGCTCCTTAGTGACAGTAGCTGGCGTAAAATAGCCAATAACTGGATGCGGGTTTCCTGGTTATTCCTGACCGCAGGGATCGGTCTGGGTGGTTTCTGGGCTTATGAGGTACTTGGTTGGGGTGCGTGGTATTGGAGCTGGGATCCGGTTGAGACCTCTTCGTTGATTCCCTGGATTACAGCGACAGCTTATCTGCATACAATATACGGCAGGCAGGGGCAGTTCAGATTCCTGGCGCCAGCAATGGCCATTTTCTCATTTATACTTGTAATTTTTGCAACTTTTGTTACGAGAAGTGGTATGTGGGCTTCTGTCCATTCCTGGCAGGA